The genomic region TTCTGAATTTACAATATTTCCATTTTTTATAAGTAATTTTTTCATCTTTGTATTTATGTAATTATTATTTTATTTTTAGACTAATTAATTGTTTTTTGAACTAAATAAGTTTTTATTAAAAGTAATTACCTTATCAAAATTCTAAGTTTACTCTGAAAAAACCTTTTCTTTCTTAGACTACATTAAAAACACTATAAAGCTATAAGGATATTACAATGAAGTTCCTATCCAATCACCAACATAATGAGTTATAATTATAACCACTAATGCAATAATCAAGTGTTCTGCAATTACCTTCCAAGGTCTTCTTTTCTGTTCCCTGGCAATTATAAAACTAAAAATACTTAACATAAATAATCCTAATATTACACTTGTTATCATTGCTATTGAAAGTTCAAACATTAATATAGGAATAACAAATATTAATGCAAAAATAAACTTAGCAAGAAAGGTATAAATAGTTGATTCCCATATTTCTTTTGCCGTATGTATATTCTCCGATTCCTCTGAAATATGAATTCCAAAAGCATCTGAAAATGCATCTGCTATTGCTATTATCAAAACACCACTAATTACTACAATTTTTGAATGTGTACCAGAATGTAAACCAACTATTAACCCAAGAGTTGTGATTATACCTGATGTTAAACCGAAGCTGATCCCAGTTCTTATTGTATGTCTCATATTAAATCAAATAAAAAATTAAATAATAATGTTTTAGTCTGTAAAAATTGTTTTTTAAATTTATAGATGTTAATCCTTTTAAAATATGTTTTTTAATTTTTAATAATTTTCGTACCCGTTTTACCTTCAAGTGCTAATTCTATACATTCAGGAGTTGTTATTATTGCTTCTTTTCCACCCTTTTTTATAAAATCTATTACTGCTTTTATTTTAGGACCCATACTTCCTTGTGGAAAATGACCTTCATTATAATATTTTTCAGCTTCAGATAGAGTCATAGTATCTAAATCTTTCTGATCTGGCTTTCCAAAATTTAATGTAACTTTCTCTACTGCTGTAGATATCAAAAATAAGTCAGCATTAATACTGTTTGCAAGAAGACCTGATGCATAATCTTTGTCAATAACTGCTTCAACTCCGTATAAATTTCCATTTTTATCTTTCACCACAGGGATTCCTCCTCCGCCAACAGCGATTGCTACAAAACCTTTATTTATCAAACTTTTTATTGCATCTCTTTCCACTATTTCCAGAGGAATTGGTGAAGGAACTACTCTCCTCCATCCTCTTCCTGCATCTTCCATTATGCTCCAGTTTCTCTCATTGCTATATTCTTTTGCTTTCTTTTCATTATAAAATGGACCAATCGGTTTTGTAGGATTTTTAAAAGCTATATCATTCTTATCAACTACTACTTGGGTTACAACTGTAGTTGCCTGTTTATCTATTTTTCTTTTCTTAAACTCATTATAAAGAGATTGTTGAATCATATATCCAATTGCACCTTGAGTATCTGCCCCACATGAATCCAGTGGAACTGTATGAAGAACATTGCTTGCAAGTTCTGATCTTAAAAGGATAAATCCAACCTGTGGACCATTCCCATGAGTTATTACTACATCCCACCCTTTCTCAATCATTCCTGCTATGTGGACACATGTCTGTCTTGTAGTTTCAAATTGATCTGGGACAGTTTGATGATCTTTATCTTTTATTAAAGAATTACCACCAATTGCTATCACTGCTACTTTACTCATAAAATCCTCCTTCGAATTATTAAAGGTCAATTGTCTTATCTTTTAAAATATTTTTTTATTAAATTATATAAGCCTAACTTCTAAAATTTACACCACTCTAAGAGTAGAAATTTAAAAGTATATTTTATAATGTTAAAAAACTAATCTTATTTTGACATTGTTAATATCATAACCGCTTTTTGAACATGTAATCTATTTTCTGCTATATCATAAATTATTGACCTTGGAGAATCCACAACCTCATCATCTACTTCATTTCCCCTATCAACTGGCATTGGATGGATAAAATATGCATCGTTTGTTAGTTTCATAAACTCTTTTGTACATCTCCAATCTTTATATTTTTCATAAGAAGCTTTTTCTGCTTCATCCCCTATCTCATATCTTTTTGAACTCATCCAGTTTCTGCTATACACAACATCTGCACCTTTAAAAGCCTCTTCTAAATTATGTGTGATTTCAAAAGAACCTCCTGATTCTAATGCATATTTCTTACAAGTTGTAATTATATTAGGGTCTAAATCAAATCCTTGTGGATGGGCCAGAGTAACATTCATACCAAATCTGCTGCTTATTAGCAAATTACTTTGAATTGAACACCATGAGCGCATCTTTGGTGAATACCCCCACATCATAATTAATTTTTTTCCTTTAACATCTCCTAAATGTTCAGATACGCCCATAATATCAGCAAGAGCTTGACACGGATGGTATACATCATCAGCCATATTAATTATTGGAACATCTGAATACTTTGCATATTCTCTAAGCAGTAAATCTCCATCACCATATTTTTCTACTGCATCCTCTAAAATTCTTATTCCAATTCCATGAGCATACCTCGCCATAACACTTGCAGAGTCCTTTACTGTCTCTCCCTCTATCCCTTTAAGCTTAACTCTCATTTTGCCAGGTTCTAAAAATTGAGAGTGACCTCCTAACTCTGTCATTGCTGCTTCAAATGATATGCGTGTTCTTAGTGATGGATTATAAAAAACCATAAGAAATGTTTTACCATTAAGTAGATTTATATATTTAGGAGAAAATCTATTCTTCTTTATATCTTTTGCTAAATTCAAGACTTTATCCAATTCATCCTTTTTCCAATCACAAATAGTTATTAGATCCTTCCCATACAAACTCATTTCCTCTCCTTTCAAAAAAATTTTTACATAATGAGTGACATTACTGCTTTTTGTACATGAAGTCTATTTTCAGCTTCATCAAATACTACTGATTGGGGACCATCAATTACTTCATTAGTTACTTCAAATCCTCTGTCACATGGTAAACAATGCATATAAACTGCATTCTTATGAGCCAGTTTCATCTTCTCTTCATCACAAATCCAATCTTTATTTTTATCAAATAGTTCTTTTGTCTTCTCCATCTCTGGCTTCTCTGATTCTGGGGGGATATTATGTTTTGAAGTCCAGCTCTTTGGATACACAACATGAGCTCCCTCAAAAGCTTCCTTCATATCATTTGAAATTGAAAATGAACCACCATATCTTTTAGTATACTCTTCTGAAGCTTTTATTACATCTGAGTCAAGCTCAAGTCCTTTTGGATGGGCTAATATTACATCCATTCCCATCATTGTTGCAGCTATAATAGCACTTTGTGGAACTGAGAGTGGTTTGTGAACTGATGGAGAATATGCCCAGCTCATTACAAATTTCACACCTGAAAATCCTCCAAACTTCTCCTTTACTGTTAATATATCAGCCATAGCTTGACAAGGGTGATATTTATCACATTCCATATTTATAATAGGTATATCTGCCCAGTGAGCAAAATTATTTACCAGATAGTTTGCTTTTCCATAAATCCATCCTACTGGATCTCCATAAATTCTTATAGAAATTCCATCGCCCATCCTTGCTAATACTCTTGCAACATCAGAAACTCTCTCTGTAGAATAGGCCTTTTCATCACCTTCCAGTGCTGGAGCATAAATATCTTGTGGATCAAGAAAGTGAGCATGTCCTCCAAGTTGTGTCATTCCAGCTTCAAAAGAATTTCTTGTTCTAAGTGATTGATTGTAGAAAATCATAAATAGAGTTTTCCCTGCAAGTAGTAGATGTGGCTCGCCATTTGCTCTTTTTCTCTTCAAATCCTGAGCTACATCTAATATAGTCTCTATTTCCTCCTTTGTATAATCAAGCAGGGTAATAAAATCCCTTCCCTTAAAATTTTCTCTCATTTTAACCTCCTAAAGATTTAATAATTAAACTAAGTTAAATATTTTAACATTAAATACATTAATGTAAAATGTAATATTGCAAGACCTGAACCCTTTTTTATATGTCTCATGTCAAGACCTGGTACTATTCTGGGTACTATTCCAGGTGCTATTCCAATGATAAATTTTTAACTAACTTTCTGAGCTATTATAAAGATATTAGGCTGTTTTTTATCTCTTTTGGTGAATCCAATATCAATTATTTTAAATCCAGCCTTTTTTATAAGTCCTTTTAATTCATTAATTGTAAAAGCATGGAAATAGCGATTAATTGTTGTACCATTTCTTTTTTTCCATGGAATGAAAGTATCTTTAAAATCCAGTTTAGTTAAAAAGGGAATTTTTAATTTCAAAATAAATGTTCTTAAAACATATTTAATATATTTTTTTTGCCAGAGATTCCATACAGTTAAAATTAAAAACCCTTCACTTTTTAAAATTCTATTTACTTCATTTAAAGATTGAAGGCGATATTTTTTTGAAGGTATCTGATGTAATAATGCTATAGAATACACAAGATCAAAGCTATTTTCATCAAATCCAGTGTCTAAAGCATCTCTAACCAAGAATTTTACATTAGGATAATTTTTATATTTATCTCTTGCAATTTCTATTAATTTTTTAGATAAATCAATCCCAATATAATCTATTTTCTTATCTCTGAAAAGTTCAAAAAGTCTTCCATTTCCACAACCTAAATCCAGTATTTTGTCTCCATCTTTTACAAAATCTGCTAAAAAGATGATATCTTTCCAGAGCTTTACCCTTGTTTCTGAAAAGTGCTCAGCTATTTCCTCATAATCTCTTTTTGTCTTTTTAAGTAAATATCTTGCATATTTATCTTTCATTGCATATATTTATTATTTCCTTTTTTCATTATTAATGCTATTTTAATAAGGATAAATTTACATTAATAATGTTATTTTATCCAGGTTATTATTCAAATATGTTATTACTAAAACAAAATGTTAATTTTTTAATTAAAGGTAACCACCTAAAAAATCATATTGAATTGTCCATCTCTCTACCGATGATTAAATTTTAATAAATTCATAATTTCCGCCAGGTATTAACCTTTTATATTATAACAAGTACATTATAATGATATTATTTACATACTTTAAGTGCATTATAATGATATTATTATTAAATATTAAGTACATTATAATGATATTATTCCCATTTTTGTGCTTTTAGGGCTAAGGGTCTTAAATTTTTTTATTTAAATAAGAATATAAACATATTTTAATTCAATCCTTCAATATTATATTTAAAAAATATTTAAAAACTTTCATATTTCATATAGAAAGAATTTCTAATATCTATTACAATTTATAAAGAAGAAGAATTTTTTTAAAATAGGTGATTTTCTTGGCTTTAATTAAAACTGAGGAATTAATAATTAAAAGAGCATATGAAAAAAATGCATTCACTCCTAAATCCTTCTTTAAGGTGAAGATGGAAGTTTTAGGTGAGTTAAGAGAACCAATTCCAAAAAAATCTGAGCTTTTAGCTGCTTATAGAAATTTAGTAAAAAAGGGTGAAGTTGAAAAGAATGAGAGATTAGAAAAGCTGCTCAGATTACATAAAATAAGAACTTTATCTGGTGTAGCAATTGTTGCAATTTTAACAAGACCTACATATTGCCCTGGTGAGTGCGTTTACTGTCCTACTGAATATGAGATGCCTAAAAGCTATTTATCAGAGGAGCCAGCAGTAATGAGAGCGATTAGGTCAGATTTTGATCCAGAAAGACAGGTTAGTCTCAGACTTGAAGCTTTAGAAAAAACAGGTCACTTTACAGATAAAATTGAGATAATAATTTTAGGTGGTACATTTACAGCATTTAAAGAAGATTATCAAAAAAAATTTATATGGCAAACATTTGATGCATTAAATAAAGTTGCTTCAAAAAATATAGAGAACGCCATGAGGTTAAATGAAACTACGAAACATAGATGTGTTGGTTTAACTATTGAGACAAGACCGGATCTATTGGATGAAAATGAAGTTATAAGATTAAGAAATTTAGGAGTAACAAGAGTAGAGATAGGTGTACAAAGTGTCTATGATGATATATTGAACTTAGTAAAGAGAGGACATACTCAAAAAGAGATTATAAATGCTACTAAACTTCTAAAAGATGCAGGTATAAAAGTTAATTACCATATAATGCCAAATCTTCCGGGCTCAGATATTAAAAAAGACATAGAGATGTTTAAAATTCTATTTGAAAATCCAGGATATAAACCTGATCAATTAAAAATATATCCTTGTGTAGTGGTTAGAGAAAGTGAATTATATAACTGGTGGAAGGATAAGAAATTTATCCCATACAAAAGAGACGAACTAATATCACTCCTTATGGAAGTAAAGAAGAATATACCTAAATATGTAAGAATATCAAGATTATTCAGGGATATACCATCAACTAGAATAGAGGCTGGTGTAAAATCAACAAACCTTCGTCAGATGGTTAAAGCTGAAATGTTAAAAAGAAAATTATCCTGTTCATGTATTAGATGTCGTGAAGTAAGAGAGAAATTGGTTGAAGAGGAATTTAAAAAACCAGTTCTTTTCAGACAAGACTATAATGCCTCTGAAGGTAAAGAGATATTTTTAAGTTTTGAGGATAAAAAAAGAGAGAAATTATTTGCATTTATTAGATTAAGAATACCCTCCTACTTTTTAAAAGGGGAAACCCACTACATCAGTGAGTTAGAAGATACAGCTATAATCAGGGAGATTCATACATATGGCGAAGTTGTTCCTATAGGAAAAAGAGGGGTTGGAGTTCAACATAGGGGATTAGGTAAAAGATTGATGAAAGAAGCAGAAAAAATTGCTAATGATGAATTTGGTGTTAAAAAAATAGCAGTCACATCAGGAGTTGGAGTTCGCCCCTACTATCGTAAATTAGGCTACAACCTTGTTGGCACCTATATGGTTAAATCATTTTAACATTTCTAAGAAATTTAAATGTTCCTAGTAGTTCCATATAGAATTTTTCTTTTTCCTTAAATAAATTCTTTTATTCCTTATTTCTTAATCTCTAAATTTTCAATTCCATGTTTTTCAAATTCTTTTTCATATTTTTCAATAAAAGGAGACTTTTTCACTATTTGATCTCTCAAAGACATTTTCTTTATCACATCTTCTCCATATGCTTTAATAAAATCGCGTACTGATAATCGATATATTAACTCATCCCAGAAAATCTCATTATTATATTCCTCTCTGTACTCATCTACATCTGTTTCTAATTCAAATTCTCTCGTAGGATAAAATTCATTAAGTTCATTGTCAAATATAATATAGTTTTCCAAATTAGCATTTTTTGCAAATGAGTAGATATATTGCTCTATAATGTCGTATTTCTCAATTTTATCATCAGTGCGAATAGCATTGATCATCCAATTGCCTAAATATACAAGTTTAACTAAATCTTCGTATTGCTCTTTTGTAAGTTTAATTTCTATCATCTTATCCCGGCTCCTTCTCCTTAAAGTTTTATTCAAATATATTCTTTATTGCTCTATTGTATCTTTTAATTCTTTCATACCATCTGATTATTTGTGGAAAGAATATTCTAAGACCTTAAGTTCATGTATATATTCTATTAGTTAGGTTATTCTATAACAAGAATCATTTCATTATTTGTACATATTTTCTTATAATAACAGAGTTTATCAGAACTCAAAATTTTGTCAATGGAAAGACCAATTCATTAAAAATTAATACTATTTGACTAAGCTATGTTTTTAGTATATACTATGTATACACAATATAGGAGGTATTTTGTCAATCACCCCCACCTAAATCTATGATTTAGAAAGGGGCTTGTGAAAATAAGCTCTGATTGACTAGGGGGCATAGTAATATGTTAGCAGTTAGAAAAGAGAAATATATACACACCTACAGATATTTCGCAAGTCGGTAGCAACTGTGGTCTGTAACTAAACAGTCTGTTAGGGGTAATGGACAGTGGAAAGACTTAAAAACCTTTTCTAACAACCCCGATGCGACACTAACTTCCATAAGGACAGGGAGGGCAGAACTTAATAGTATCTGCCATAAATGTCCTTAACATTAATAGAAAGGAGGTATTTTAATATGTGTAAAGACAAAAAAGTAGCTGTTGTATATGTACTCAGCAAAAGAGGGAATCCTTTAATGCCCTGCTCTCCAAGAAAGGCAAGAGTATTGCTGAAACAGAGTAAGGCAAACGTATTAAAGAGAACTCCTTTTACAATACAACTTAAAATAGATACACCAGAAACTACACAGCCTATCAGTTTAGGTATTGATAGTGGATACAGTCATATTGGGCTTTCAGCTATAACAAGTAACAAAGAACTATATTCCGCAGATGTTAAATTAAGAACTGATATTGTAAAACTTCTCTCTAAAAGAAGAGCTTATAGGAGAGCAAGAAGAAGTAGAAATCTGTGGTATAGGAAACCAAGATTTAAAAATCGGGATATACCTGAAGGCTGGTTTGCACCCTCTATTCGGCATAAGTTAAATACTCATATCAAAATGATAAATAAGGTTAAAGAAATACTGCCCATTACTCAAATCAATATTGAAGTTGCCAGCTTTGACATACAGAAGATTAAGAATCCTGACATATCTGGTGTTGAGTATCAAAATGGTCCACAAAAGAACTACTCCAATACAAGAGAATATATATTACACAGAGATAACCATACCTGCCAGAATTGTATGGGTAAATCTAAAGACCCTATATTAACGGTTGTTAAATTACAAACTCATCACATTGAATCAAGACAAACTGGAGGTAAAAGACCTGATAATCTAATTACCTTGTGTTTAACTTGTCATGATAAGGTTACAAAAGGAGAAATTGAACTAAACGTCAAACCTTTAAAAGGCTTTAAAGCAGAAACTTTTATGACCAAAATAAGATGGGAATTAGTAGATCAGTTAAAAGAACAGTTTAATAAAGTTTTTCACACTTATGGATATATTACAAAACAAAACAGAAAAGCACTTGAATTACCTAAATCTCATACCAACGATGCCTTTGTTATAGCTGGTGGTACTGTGCAGAAAAGACTATCTAATTATTATCTAATTGAACAAGTAAGAAATTGTAATCGTAAGCTGTTTAAAGGAATAAGAAGTCATATCAGAAATACTGCTGAGAGA from Actinomycetota bacterium harbors:
- a CDS encoding ornithine carbamoyltransferase, coding for MSLYGKDLITICDWKKDELDKVLNLAKDIKKNRFSPKYINLLNGKTFLMVFYNPSLRTRISFEAAMTELGGHSQFLEPGKMRVKLKGIEGETVKDSASVMARYAHGIGIRILEDAVEKYGDGDLLLREYAKYSDVPIINMADDVYHPCQALADIMGVSEHLGDVKGKKLIMMWGYSPKMRSWCSIQSNLLISSRFGMNVTLAHPQGFDLDPNIITTCKKYALESGGSFEITHNLEEAFKGADVVYSRNWMSSKRYEIGDEAEKASYEKYKDWRCTKEFMKLTNDAYFIHPMPVDRGNEVDDEVVDSPRSIIYDIAENRLHVQKAVMILTMSK
- a CDS encoding methyltransferase domain-containing protein, with translation MKDKYARYLLKKTKRDYEEIAEHFSETRVKLWKDIIFLADFVKDGDKILDLGCGNGRLFELFRDKKIDYIGIDLSKKLIEIARDKYKNYPNVKFLVRDALDTGFDENSFDLVYSIALLHQIPSKKYRLQSLNEVNRILKSEGFLILTVWNLWQKKYIKYVLRTFILKLKIPFLTKLDFKDTFIPWKKRNGTTINRYFHAFTINELKGLIKKAGFKIIDIGFTKRDKKQPNIFIIAQKVS
- a CDS encoding N-acetylornithine carbamoyltransferase, with the protein product MRENFKGRDFITLLDYTKEEIETILDVAQDLKRKRANGEPHLLLAGKTLFMIFYNQSLRTRNSFEAGMTQLGGHAHFLDPQDIYAPALEGDEKAYSTERVSDVARVLARMGDGISIRIYGDPVGWIYGKANYLVNNFAHWADIPIINMECDKYHPCQAMADILTVKEKFGGFSGVKFVMSWAYSPSVHKPLSVPQSAIIAATMMGMDVILAHPKGLELDSDVIKASEEYTKRYGGSFSISNDMKEAFEGAHVVYPKSWTSKHNIPPESEKPEMEKTKELFDKNKDWICDEEKMKLAHKNAVYMHCLPCDRGFEVTNEVIDGPQSVVFDEAENRLHVQKAVMSLIM
- the arcC gene encoding carbamate kinase, with protein sequence MSKVAVIAIGGNSLIKDKDHQTVPDQFETTRQTCVHIAGMIEKGWDVVITHGNGPQVGFILLRSELASNVLHTVPLDSCGADTQGAIGYMIQQSLYNEFKKRKIDKQATTVVTQVVVDKNDIAFKNPTKPIGPFYNEKKAKEYSNERNWSIMEDAGRGWRRVVPSPIPLEIVERDAIKSLINKGFVAIAVGGGGIPVVKDKNGNLYGVEAVIDKDYASGLLANSINADLFLISTAVEKVTLNFGKPDQKDLDTMTLSEAEKYYNEGHFPQGSMGPKIKAVIDFIKKGGKEAIITTPECIELALEGKTGTKIIKN
- a CDS encoding tRNA uridine(34) 5-carboxymethylaminomethyl modification radical SAM/GNAT enzyme Elp3, with translation MALIKTEELIIKRAYEKNAFTPKSFFKVKMEVLGELREPIPKKSELLAAYRNLVKKGEVEKNERLEKLLRLHKIRTLSGVAIVAILTRPTYCPGECVYCPTEYEMPKSYLSEEPAVMRAIRSDFDPERQVSLRLEALEKTGHFTDKIEIIILGGTFTAFKEDYQKKFIWQTFDALNKVASKNIENAMRLNETTKHRCVGLTIETRPDLLDENEVIRLRNLGVTRVEIGVQSVYDDILNLVKRGHTQKEIINATKLLKDAGIKVNYHIMPNLPGSDIKKDIEMFKILFENPGYKPDQLKIYPCVVVRESELYNWWKDKKFIPYKRDELISLLMEVKKNIPKYVRISRLFRDIPSTRIEAGVKSTNLRQMVKAEMLKRKLSCSCIRCREVREKLVEEEFKKPVLFRQDYNASEGKEIFLSFEDKKREKLFAFIRLRIPSYFLKGETHYISELEDTAIIREIHTYGEVVPIGKRGVGVQHRGLGKRLMKEAEKIANDEFGVKKIAVTSGVGVRPYYRKLGYNLVGTYMVKSF
- a CDS encoding HNH endonuclease, producing MCKDKKVAVVYVLSKRGNPLMPCSPRKARVLLKQSKANVLKRTPFTIQLKIDTPETTQPISLGIDSGYSHIGLSAITSNKELYSADVKLRTDIVKLLSKRRAYRRARRSRNLWYRKPRFKNRDIPEGWFAPSIRHKLNTHIKMINKVKEILPITQINIEVASFDIQKIKNPDISGVEYQNGPQKNYSNTREYILHRDNHTCQNCMGKSKDPILTVVKLQTHHIESRQTGGKRPDNLITLCLTCHDKVTKGEIELNVKPLKGFKAETFMTKIRWELVDQLKEQFNKVFHTYGYITKQNRKALELPKSHTNDAFVIAGGTVQKRLSNYYLIEQVRNCNRKLFKGIRSHIRNTAERFIQGFQRFDKVSYKDIECFIFGRRASGYFDLKKLDGSKIHASAKYTDLTLLERSKTLLIERRMALLPYLKEGVSEP